CTATGAAGCCTGTCCGGTCAAAATACCGCTGCATGATATGCTGGTATATTTGCGCAGACGCAAGGTGGAGGCGGGACAAGGAGATAAGCTGGAAACGGCAGGGATGAAAGGTTTTGCGACCGTAGTTTCCAACTCGAAGCGATTCGCAGTGGCGATTCGGCTAGGGCAGATCGCCCAGAAAGCGATCGTCCGTAAAGGTGAAATTACCTTGAAGCTGGGCCCGTTAAAAGGCTGGAATACGTACCGTGTGGCTCCCTCTCTGGCGAAAAAATCCTTCCGTCAGCAATGGAACACGCTGGAGCATAAGCTGGAGCAGGAACGCAACGTGATGCAGCCGGATGTTCTCAGCCGAATGGAGAAGATTTTGGCAGATAGAAGTAAAGGAGGGACGCAGCATGAGTGAGCATAGTAATCCTTCTGCGCAAGCAAAAGCGGCCCATGAAGCGTGGCTTCATCAAATGGAAGAAGAATCCCGTGCCAAGCAGGTACGCTTTATGGACGGCATCGCGACGCGGCTCAAGCGTCCACGACAGACGGAGCCGCCAGTTCAGCCGTTTCGCGGGGCACCTGCATTTTGGTACGAATTCGATTGGAGCGCGGAGCGGCGCATCGAGGAGTTCACTGCTAACTTTACAAGTGTTGGCGGGCATGTCGTGCGTCTGCCGAATTTGGAGCAGACCGCAGACTGGATCGCGTGCAAAGCGCGAGAGCTGGGAGCGGCCTATATCGTCCGGCAGAATGAGCCGGACCTGGATGCGCTCCAGCTGGAATCGGCACTGCCGCAAGTCCGTTTATCGGTGTGGAACACCGATCCAGTCGAGGATTGGAAGGCCCGCGCCGCTGAGGCGGATATCGGCATCGTCATCGCCGACGAAGCGGCTGCTTACACCGGCTCGGTAGCGGTGCTATCCTCGCCGGAGAAAGGCCGTGCGGTCAGCCTTTTGCCAACCGCACTGATCATTCTTCTGCCAGTAGAGCGCTTACGAACACGACTGGGCGAGATTCTAAGCCGCTTTGACGAAGTCGGGCGTGAGCAACTGCCTGCAGGCATTCATTTTATTACTGGACCAAGCCGCTCGTCGGATATTGAAAATGATTTGACGATCGGTGTACACGGGCCAGGTATCGTCTATACGTTGTTAGTGGGCTAGCGTGTAGACCGCCTAACGAGCATGATAGAGGGGAAAACGGGTTTCAAAATCTGTTTGTCTGCGATTACTCCTAACCGAAATGCGGCCATTGTGCAGCTCGGTAATACTTTTTGTAATCGCAAGGCCCAGCCCGGTGCCTCCAGTTTCCTTGGAACGTGATTTGTCCACCCGGTAAAACCGTTCAAACAAGTACGGGACATCTTCCGCAGGAATTGGGGTGCCGTAGTTGGTGCAGATTACCACCGCCTCGTCGTCTTCGCGTCCTATGGTGATATCAAGGCGTTTGCCGTCTTTTCCGTATCGAATAGCGTTGGAAAACAAATTTTCATACAGGCGTACCATCTCGTCGGTATCGGCTAGAATCCGAACAGGCTCGACGATTCGGACACGGTAGGACATGTCTGCCTGTTCCAGAGAGGGTACAAATTCCTCAGCAAGCTGAGTGAGCAATTTGCCGAGATCTACAGGCTCCAGCTCCAGTGGCAGGCTGCCACCGCTCACACGCGTGTATTCAAACAGCTCGTCGATCAGCTTCTTAAGCGTCAATGACTTTTCATAAGCAATGTTCACATAATAGCGCAGCTCAATTTCATCCCGATAGCGGTCGGTTTCAATATATTCCAAAAAACCGATCACGGATGTTAGCGGGGTACGAAGATCATGGGATACGCCAGTGATCAGGTCGTTTTTGGCCTTGGCAGAAGCCCGTTCTTCTTCCAGCAAGAGACGGAGCTTGTCCGCCATGGTGTTCATATTTTTCGCCAAGGTACCCAGCTCGTCCGCTGAAGAAACAGGAATCGTATAGGACAGCTCTCCGTCAGCAAACTCTTGCATCCCCGTCGTAATTTCGCGAAGGTAACCAATCGTATTTTTGGTAAAAAGGAAAAAGAAATAAATATATGTAGGTAGCCCGCCTACCAGCATGATCAGTGGGGACCCAATGTGATTTACGGTCCAGCGAACCAGACGGGTGCCAAAAAATGAACGGGAAGGATTCAGCCATAGTAGCAAAGATGCTCCATAATAAGACACCATCAAAATCAGTCCGGTTAGAGCGAAAGCGGCAAGGCTAAGGGCTGCCAGCTTCCATCCCAACGTATCATATCGTTTTGCCTTCAAGACGTGAATCCTCCATTAATCGAATTTTTCCATTTTGTAGCCGATGCCCCACACCGTTTTTAGATATTTGGGTTTTCTCGGATCAGCCTCAATTTTCTCGCGAATTTTACGCACATGAACCATCAGCGTGTTGTTGGATTCCAGATATTGCTCCTTCCACACTTTTTCATAGATCTGCTCCATGCTCAGCACTTGACCACGATTACGGGCCAACAGCTCGACAATGGCAAATTCTCGTGGGGTCAGCTTAATGGATTCTCCGGCGAGAGTGACCTCATGCGTAGCAGAATTAATGGAGAGTTCATCCAGTATCATTTCATGCTCCGATACAGGGGAGGAATGGGTATATTTCCGTACTCTACGCAGCTGGGATTTAATGCGTGCCACCAGTTCCAACGGGCTGAACGGCTTAGTGACGTAATCATCGGCCCCAACGCTGAGTCCTGTGATTTTGTCCATATCTTGTCCCTTCGCAGACAACATAATAATCGGAAAATGCTCGGTTTCCCTGATCTTCATGCAAGCTTCAACCCCGTCCATATTGGGCATCATCACATCAAGCACCATCACATCTATCGATTCCCGACTGATTTGCTCCAGAGCTTCCAGTCCGTCTCGTGCCATAAGCAGTCGATATCCTTCATTTTCCAAATAAATTTGCATCAGCTTAATAATTTCAGGCTCATCGTCTACTAATAAAATGGTTCCGTTATGCATGGCCCGTGCACCCTTTCTGTTCTTTCCAGCAGTATACAATATGGCGTATTATATACTTTTTTAAAGATGGAGGCTATGGACACTCTTCTCAGTTCGCTTGCTTGGGGACGTCAGCCTTTGGATAGTGCTGTTTCAGTTGAAGAAATACGGTTTTCTTGCTTGAATTGTCTTTTTTCTATTCCCGGTAGTTGACCGAACAGGATCCAAGCAAATGGTAGGAAACGGGAGATGGTAGACACGACGAGCCAAGAGCAAAGAAGTGCAAAGAAAAAACCTCCAGCGTACCACACATGAATAAGCTGCGGAGAACCGATATGTGGTGAAAACTGCCGATACAGAAGCAGGAAAAACGGATGAATCAGATACACACCAAAAGACAGTGTGCCCAGACGTTCCAGCTTGCGAGTGACAAAGGAATGTTGTCGTCTATACATTAAAAAGGAAATCTGTAGTATTACCAGCGTGCTAGACAGGCTGTACATATTATACATAAGTTCGAAAACTAGCGAATTATACGAGATTCCGTACATTCTATTTTCGCACCACATATAGACATGCATGGTGGCTGAAATCAGCCATAAAGCCCAAATTGTGATCCATGTCAGCACTCCGGCAACACTTCGTTGCCCCTTACGCATCAGAAACCACGTTTTCAGCTGTGGGTAGTAATAACCTAGAGCAGCACCCAGCATGTAACAGGCTACATAAGACAGTGCCCAACTGCCCTTATTTTGCACCTGAAATAGAAATTTATTGCCAATTACAAATGACCACTGTAGCAACAGCCCAAGGACAATAGACCATTGTGGAAGTTGCCGATATCGCTGGAACAGCCACAGTACGAATGGAAATGCAAGATAGAATTGTATCATGATAAAAATATAATATAAATGGGTATACGCTTTGCCTGTCGCCAGCTTCAGAGCAAAGCTTTTCGCAAGTGTGGCTATATTCCATGGTTCGGAGCTGCTAGCCATAAGAGACAGGAAGAAATAAAATAGGGAGAACATGACGTAAGGTAAGAGAATATACAGCAATCTCTGCTTATAAAAGCGACTTAAGAACTGTCGTCCCATTGGACGATCCTTGTAGTTGTAGAACAGTACCATGCTGCTAAGCGCGATAAATACGGGGGTTCCATACTTCATCAACACATTGAGCGCATTGTATACAACATATAGGCTGGAATTTGTAAGCTGAACCGTTGCATAAGAAGTGGCATGTACCATCAAGACGGCTAAAATCGCCATGGCTCTGACCAACTGCAATTCGGGAATTTTTTCTTTGGTCGTAGGCTTCATAAGCTTCATTTCCTTTCAGGAGTGAACTGTATCTTGTTGAACTCTTTCTATTAAAAGATAAAGTTCTTAACAACCCTAAAGGGAACGGCTTAAGAAACGCTTATGAACTTCTTAACTTTTGTTAAGAATTGAGGATTTTGCAAAAATCCTGAATTAAGAAAAGAACTTCCATAGCCTCAAAATGAGTGGTATGGAAGTTCTTTTTTATACTCATGATTATTCGTTATTTGCAACGTTTGATAGGTGCGCGTCTAATTTGTCCACGAATAGCACCATTCGGATGACGGATCGTGTGGACATTGACGTAGGCATTACCCTCTCTAATTTGGCACACCAAATCATAAATGGTTCTGCCTCTGAGTGGACCGGTAAGATCACATGCACGGAGCACGCCGCTAACGACGCCTCTTCTAACGGTTATTCCAAACTTCGAAGGACCAAACAGTGTAGCAACAACAGGGCCATTTTCACCTCTTCGTCCCAGATGAATATGCGCTTCGGTTACCCGTGAGATATTGCGTACAGTCAGTTCAAAGCTTAATTGTTGGCTCGTTGGACGGTAACGAAATTCGGCTGTTCCTGTCGCATTTGTTCTGACAGGAGGCACTTCATTAGCCCCCCTTAAGGTGGCTCTAAACTTATTAGACATGACATCCCTCCTTTCTCAGTGTTGGTTTAGTGTATTCACAGGGCTAGAGAAGGGGCTGCACATTAGCCTATTCATCAGAAGTTGTGTGTTTTACAAGTTATTCAGTCCAAGCACAAAACAAACTTTTTCATAGTCTATGAGTATCTGATAGAGAGAGGAGGAGAAACCATGGGAACATTTATTGATGGGAGAACATCCCAAAATGCTTCGACAGCCAACTCTATTGCCATTCCGATCACTCTTATAAATACGCCTCAATTGTTCGGGCAGATCGGGTTAAACACACTGGGAGCTACAGGTACGCCACGGGTTTTGCTTAAAGGAACTATATCGCTTCAACTTCCGCTTGCTTTAGTCGGAATAACGATCACTATTGTAAGAGGTACCCTGGTTACTGACCCTGTTGTTTATTCGGCCACGTCAACTTTTAGTTTGAGTTTGTTGGCTCCACAGGTTATTGCATTCTCAGCCGATGACTTTAACCCGCCGATTACGGAACAATTGGTGTACACTGCTTTTGTTTCAGCTAACCTGCTGGGTACAATACGTGTAGGTCCAGAGAGCTTTGACGGAATTTTGGTTGCGGATTAATGTAGTAATTTTGATATGACGAAATATCGCTTCATGAGGCTTCGCAGATGTAACTGCGAAGCTTTTTTGTGTACAAGACAAGTTTCAAGCTTAACGATTAAACTACTTTTCTTTTGCATAAGAATTACACAGGCATAACCCTGCAACAATGGGTAGAATTTTATGTATGCGCTTACAGTAAATATCCATTGCTTCGTACAATTAAAAATCTGGAGGAGGAATGAAGAATGGTGTGGAAAAAAGGATTGACTCATATGCTTTTAGCAGCTTTTTTATGTGGTGCAACAGGTGTGGGCATAGCTCTCCCGGCCCAGGCATCCGCTGGCGAGTACAAGTTTGATTTTGGCGGAGGTACGGTCGAAACGGGTTATACCGGAGTGAGCGCTTCGCTGTCTTATGACTTAGCACGTGGCTATGGCTTTCGTACCCCTGAGAATATGCGTAATGTCAGTGCTTCGGGGACTGGAGTGGCAAGTGATGCGGTACGTTTCCTGGTTACAGGTACGAAAAGCGAGAATACTTTTGATGTTGATCTTCCTCCTGGTTTGTATGAGGTGTCGGTTACTTTAGGAGATACCTCTCGTTCGAGTATTGCAGCTGAAGGGGTGTATCAGGTCATAAATATGACAGGGAATGGGGCCAAGGATCGCTTTCAAATTCCAGTAACAGACGGACAACTAAATCTGCTGGTTACTGAAGGCAAAGAGGGGGCGGTCTTCACACTCAGTGCAATGGAAATCAGGCAATTATCTAGCAATCCGGTTACGAATCGAACAATTTATATCGGTGGGGATTCTACGGTATGTAACTATTATCCGCTGGATAGCAGCGTGCAGGCGGGATGGGGTCAACTGCTGCCAGAGTTTGTGAACACGAATACTTTTCAAATTCGCAATATGGCGTCAGGAGGCCAAATTGCTAGAGGCTTCCATCAGGACGGTCAGTTGGAGGCCATCGTCCAATATATTAAGCCGGGGGATTATTTTATTCTCCAATTGGGCATTAATGACACCAATCCAAAGCATAACGAAAGCGAAGCAGAGTTTAAGGACTGGATGCGGGATATGATCCGGCAGGCGAAGGCTAAGGGGGCGACGGTAATCCTGTCAACTCCGCAAGGACGAGCCACTGACTTTAATGCTAACAATGTACACAACGCAGAAAATAGATGGTATAGAAGTGCTATTTTGGCGCTGGCTCAAGAGGAACAAACGCCTTTAGTCGACCTGAATGTTCTTAGCTCCGCTTATTTTACTTCTATTGGTAAAGTCGCTACACTGGCTTTGTACATGAACGGTGATACACTCCATCCAAACTATGAAGGTGCAAGGGAACTGGCACGATTGGTAGCACAGGATTTAAAAAGGCAGGGTCTGAGCGGATTCTAAATTTTAACGATGGGTTTTCCCCTGTTTCTTACATTTGTAGGAGCAGGGGTTTTTAGCATCTGTTCAGGGTGCTATAATTATTGAAAAAGCAATAGTAATACGGAGGAATTAGAACATGCAGCCTTTCACTGCCCGTGTGCTTCAAATTATACTGTTGATCCCTGAGGGAAAAGTAATGACTTACGGTCAAATTGCGGCAGAGGCCGGAAGCCCAAGAGGTGCCAGACAGGTGGTGCGGATTTTGCATACATTGAGCCAAAAACACCGGCTTCCTTGGCATAGAGTAGTCAACCGTTTGGGGGAGATTGCTTTGCAGGAGGATGAGTCCGCATCCCTGCAGCGTCTGTATTTGGAGGAGGAAGGCATACGGTTTAATGAAAACGGGCGCATTCCACTGGATCAATATCTCTATGATCCGCAGGCAGAGATGGAAGAATAGGCGCGGAACAAGCTATGCGGTTTTATATTAAATTTGATCGTCATAAAGAACCGGGACAAGTCAATTAACGATTTGTCCCGGTCTTTTTCATCTAGCATACGAAGCAGATAACTAGAGGTAATCTGTTATTTATAGCATAAGATTCATTTGTCATTTTATCCGATAAGATGCTGCTGATCCCGTTGGGCAAGGTGAAAAGAAATGCTGTTCATCAGTGGTATATCGTTATTTTTCCGGGCTTCCCGGATGAGTTGTTTCTTTTTTTGATCTGATTCACGTAAAAAGCGGGTCATCCACAAATCAGACGGTTCGTTAGTGGTTGTCATACGAGATTCTTTTATCATCTATTAACCCTCCCAGTGAGCGGCTGTTATTCTTTCTCTAGTATATGTTCCAAACCTTAATAGATGCTGTTGGTTTCCTTAAAATTAGCTGAAAATTAGGTAAAGTTAAGGTAAAAATAGGTTGAATCCATATCTGATTGGACGAAAAGTAGTATAAAGCGAGTAATCTGGAAGTAAAGGTTACAAAAATGTATTGTATTGACACCTTGTACCAACACAAACCTGAAAGTACAATTAGAATGCAAGAGTTTGTGGAAATTTATGTCGAAAAAAACGGAAAAGATTCGAAGAATGCACCGAAAGGGGAGAGATTCATCTATGAAGCAAAAAGCGGCTGCCGTGCTGCTTGTATTGTCATTATCATCAGGCTTGGCCTCCACTGTACAGGCTGAGAGTTTATCAGGAAATGTAGCATCAAGTACGTCAGTTAAACCTTCTGCTGCGGCTCCATCGAAGACATCATCCATAACGGGTCAGGCTTTACCTACATTGACACTCAAGCAGGCCGCGGAATGGGCACAGACGAACAGTTACAATACACGTACCGCCGAACGGGACGTAGAGCGCCGCAGAATGGAACTGAAAAATGCAGAAAAGGACCTGGGCAATTCACCTGTCGATTTTATAGACAATGAGTATGTTGATGATGAAACGTCATGGAGAAATTACAGTTCCTCGACGCTATCTTATTTAGCCAGCAAAAAGCAGGCGCAGTTCGCCAAAGACCAGATTTATTTTAATGTGATGAAAAGCTATCAAAGTGTGTTCGTGGCAGAGAATCAGGTGAAAAATGATCTAGAAGCGCTTGAAATCGCCCAAGCGGAGGAAAAGATTGCACTTGCCAAATTTGCGCGCGGAAAGCTGTCTGAGCATGCGAAAAACGAGAGTACACAGGCCAGAAGCCAAGCTCAGCAAACCGTAGAGCAGGGGAAAATTGCGTTGCAAAAATCCAGGGATGCCCTGAACTTCCTCATGGGACAGCCTAATGGAACAGCTTATGAATTGGTCGATCGACCCGTGTACAAGGAACCGAAGAAGCTGGATATCGAATTACATATACAACAGCTGACAGACATGAATCCAAATTTATGGAAGCTGGAGGATAGCATCAAAACTTCGGAGCTTAATGTGAGATATTTCGATTTTAACAATGGTGCTGGTGCTTATGATCTAGCTAAAATGGATGTCGATACGGCTAAGGAGGAACTCGACAAAGGTCAAAAGGATTTTGCCGAATCTCTCCGTAATTTGTATGCCACAGTTAAGGAAAATCAAAAGAAATACGTACAACTGGAAGAAAGCTTGCGTACAGCAAAAGAGGCCTTGGAATTATCACGCAAAAAGTGGGCCAGAGGTCTAATTATTGAGATGGAATTGAAAAATAATCAGTTGAAAGTGAACCAGATTGAACGGCAAATGGAAGAGCTTGCGATCGAGTTGGATCAAAATGAGTATACGTTGAACAAGCCATGGAGCACATAGGGAGGAAACGGCATTGGCAGAAACGGTTTTAAATGACGCTTTAATCAAGTTACGGAGAAAACGGAGAAAAAAGTGGATCTGGACTGCAATTGTTCTACTGGTTGTCGGTGGAGGCGGAGCAGCAGTATACCTAAATTTGCCCAAAGAACAGGCGGCACCGTTGGTTCAGGATGAGAAGCTTAAAGTAGAACGCGGCGATGTGAGCGAGAAGCTGGATACGTCCGGTACCGTACAGGCTTCCAAGGAAGTGAAGTTGAATTTTACAAGCGCAGGCGAAAATAAGCTGGCAGCGG
The Paenibacillus peoriae DNA segment above includes these coding regions:
- a CDS encoding LutC/YkgG family protein translates to MSEHSNPSAQAKAAHEAWLHQMEEESRAKQVRFMDGIATRLKRPRQTEPPVQPFRGAPAFWYEFDWSAERRIEEFTANFTSVGGHVVRLPNLEQTADWIACKARELGAAYIVRQNEPDLDALQLESALPQVRLSVWNTDPVEDWKARAAEADIGIVIADEAAAYTGSVAVLSSPEKGRAVSLLPTALIILLPVERLRTRLGEILSRFDEVGREQLPAGIHFITGPSRSSDIENDLTIGVHGPGIVYTLLVG
- a CDS encoding response regulator transcription factor, producing MHNGTILLVDDEPEIIKLMQIYLENEGYRLLMARDGLEALEQISRESIDVMVLDVMMPNMDGVEACMKIRETEHFPIIMLSAKGQDMDKITGLSVGADDYVTKPFSPLELVARIKSQLRRVRKYTHSSPVSEHEMILDELSINSATHEVTLAGESIKLTPREFAIVELLARNRGQVLSMEQIYEKVWKEQYLESNNTLMVHVRKIREKIEADPRKPKYLKTVWGIGYKMEKFD
- a CDS encoding CHRD domain-containing protein gives rise to the protein MSNKFRATLRGANEVPPVRTNATGTAEFRYRPTSQQLSFELTVRNISRVTEAHIHLGRRGENGPVVATLFGPSKFGITVRRGVVSGVLRACDLTGPLRGRTIYDLVCQIREGNAYVNVHTIRHPNGAIRGQIRRAPIKRCK
- a CDS encoding TolC family protein, with the protein product MKQKAAAVLLVLSLSSGLASTVQAESLSGNVASSTSVKPSAAAPSKTSSITGQALPTLTLKQAAEWAQTNSYNTRTAERDVERRRMELKNAEKDLGNSPVDFIDNEYVDDETSWRNYSSSTLSYLASKKQAQFAKDQIYFNVMKSYQSVFVAENQVKNDLEALEIAQAEEKIALAKFARGKLSEHAKNESTQARSQAQQTVEQGKIALQKSRDALNFLMGQPNGTAYELVDRPVYKEPKKLDIELHIQQLTDMNPNLWKLEDSIKTSELNVRYFDFNNGAGAYDLAKMDVDTAKEELDKGQKDFAESLRNLYATVKENQKKYVQLEESLRTAKEALELSRKKWARGLIIEMELKNNQLKVNQIERQMEELAIELDQNEYTLNKPWST
- a CDS encoding MGMT family protein — encoded protein: MQPFTARVLQIILLIPEGKVMTYGQIAAEAGSPRGARQVVRILHTLSQKHRLPWHRVVNRLGEIALQEDESASLQRLYLEEEGIRFNENGRIPLDQYLYDPQAEMEE
- a CDS encoding rhamnogalacturonan acetylesterase; this encodes MVWKKGLTHMLLAAFLCGATGVGIALPAQASAGEYKFDFGGGTVETGYTGVSASLSYDLARGYGFRTPENMRNVSASGTGVASDAVRFLVTGTKSENTFDVDLPPGLYEVSVTLGDTSRSSIAAEGVYQVINMTGNGAKDRFQIPVTDGQLNLLVTEGKEGAVFTLSAMEIRQLSSNPVTNRTIYIGGDSTVCNYYPLDSSVQAGWGQLLPEFVNTNTFQIRNMASGGQIARGFHQDGQLEAIVQYIKPGDYFILQLGINDTNPKHNESEAEFKDWMRDMIRQAKAKGATVILSTPQGRATDFNANNVHNAENRWYRSAILALAQEEQTPLVDLNVLSSAYFTSIGKVATLALYMNGDTLHPNYEGARELARLVAQDLKRQGLSGF
- a CDS encoding HAMP domain-containing sensor histidine kinase; its protein translation is MKAKRYDTLGWKLAALSLAAFALTGLILMVSYYGASLLLWLNPSRSFFGTRLVRWTVNHIGSPLIMLVGGLPTYIYFFFLFTKNTIGYLREITTGMQEFADGELSYTIPVSSADELGTLAKNMNTMADKLRLLLEEERASAKAKNDLITGVSHDLRTPLTSVIGFLEYIETDRYRDEIELRYYVNIAYEKSLTLKKLIDELFEYTRVSGGSLPLELEPVDLGKLLTQLAEEFVPSLEQADMSYRVRIVEPVRILADTDEMVRLYENLFSNAIRYGKDGKRLDITIGREDDEAVVICTNYGTPIPAEDVPYLFERFYRVDKSRSKETGGTGLGLAITKSITELHNGRISVRSNRRQTDFETRFPLYHAR
- a CDS encoding acyltransferase, translating into MKPTTKEKIPELQLVRAMAILAVLMVHATSYATVQLTNSSLYVVYNALNVLMKYGTPVFIALSSMVLFYNYKDRPMGRQFLSRFYKQRLLYILLPYVMFSLFYFFLSLMASSSEPWNIATLAKSFALKLATGKAYTHLYYIFIMIQFYLAFPFVLWLFQRYRQLPQWSIVLGLLLQWSFVIGNKFLFQVQNKGSWALSYVACYMLGAALGYYYPQLKTWFLMRKGQRSVAGVLTWITIWALWLISATMHVYMWCENRMYGISYNSLVFELMYNMYSLSSTLVILQISFLMYRRQHSFVTRKLERLGTLSFGVYLIHPFFLLLYRQFSPHIGSPQLIHVWYAGGFFFALLCSWLVVSTISRFLPFAWILFGQLPGIEKRQFKQENRISSTETALSKG